The proteins below come from a single Demetria terragena DSM 11295 genomic window:
- a CDS encoding ATP-binding protein — protein sequence MDPIKNPYAPGAGQRPPELAGRDSELETFGVVLQRISRGKPERSVVLTGLRGVGKTVLLNALRSAAVRAKWGTGKLEARPEQRLRRPLSAALHTAVREIGHPQGDDVDHVLGVIKSFAQRDSPSGTKLRERWNPGIDAPAVVGRADSGDIEIDLVELLSDVGGLAGDVGKGVAIYIDEMQDLHPDDVSALCAACHEISQAALPVIVVGAGLPHLPAVLSASKSYSERLFRYVRIDRLPRDFADRALQMPAKDEGADFTPAALDAMYAATGGYPYFIQAYGKAVWDQAPGTPIDVDDVNVAAPEAESELAVGFFGSRYERATPGEREYLRAMADAALAIADRDDEELDEIESVPTSDVANLLDRKPQSLSPARDALLKKGLIYSGERGRIAFTVPHFGRYLRTQG from the coding sequence GTGGATCCGATCAAGAACCCGTATGCCCCAGGCGCAGGACAACGCCCGCCTGAACTCGCCGGCCGAGACTCGGAGTTGGAGACTTTCGGCGTCGTCCTACAGCGGATCTCCCGAGGCAAACCCGAGCGGTCAGTGGTGCTGACCGGGCTGCGCGGTGTGGGAAAAACGGTGCTGCTCAACGCTCTTCGATCTGCGGCGGTTCGCGCGAAGTGGGGCACCGGCAAGTTGGAGGCCAGGCCCGAGCAGCGGCTTCGGCGACCGTTGTCGGCGGCGCTGCATACTGCCGTACGCGAGATCGGGCACCCACAGGGCGATGACGTCGACCATGTACTTGGGGTGATCAAGTCATTTGCGCAGCGGGACTCGCCTTCAGGCACCAAGCTGCGCGAGCGGTGGAATCCGGGCATTGACGCGCCCGCGGTCGTCGGGCGCGCTGACTCCGGTGACATCGAGATTGATCTGGTCGAACTGCTTTCTGACGTCGGCGGATTGGCGGGTGATGTCGGCAAAGGCGTGGCGATCTACATCGATGAGATGCAAGACCTGCATCCGGACGACGTGTCTGCGCTGTGCGCGGCCTGCCACGAGATCAGCCAGGCCGCGCTTCCGGTGATCGTGGTTGGCGCTGGTCTGCCACACCTCCCGGCCGTACTCTCGGCGTCAAAGTCCTACAGCGAGAGGCTGTTTCGCTACGTACGTATCGACCGGTTGCCGCGTGACTTCGCCGACCGCGCGCTGCAGATGCCGGCTAAGGATGAGGGCGCCGACTTCACCCCGGCAGCACTCGACGCGATGTACGCCGCCACGGGCGGCTACCCGTACTTCATTCAGGCCTATGGCAAAGCGGTGTGGGACCAGGCGCCCGGCACTCCGATCGACGTGGACGACGTGAACGTCGCCGCGCCCGAAGCTGAATCCGAGTTGGCCGTGGGATTCTTCGGATCCCGGTATGAGAGAGCGACGCCCGGCGAGCGCGAGTATCTGCGCGCGATGGCCGACGCGGCGCTCGCGATCGCCGACCGAGACGACGAAGAGCTCGACGAGATCGAGTCAGTGCCAACGTCGGACGTGGCGAATCTCCTTGACCGCAAACCGCAGTCCCTGTCACCAGCGCGGGACGCGTTGTTGAAGAAGGGGCTGATCTACTCGGGTGAACGAGGGAGAATCGCCTTCACCGTGCCTCATTTTGGGCGGTATTTGCGGACTCAGGGATGA
- a CDS encoding peptidoglycan-binding protein, whose product MRTNSSADINRRDMLRFVGIAATTLAATGGGIVLAANASAEPRIVSRSEWGFDGWAEPIESVPGHLRTHFVVHYQGGLSMLPRFAPKDGNRLPLHMHKEAKKDGPGIEYNFVISQKGEIFEGRGWDQRAGAVTGFNTAALSVQVHLRGGQTPTPEALHSLRWLYLATNRELGNPTAPQAQGIVQALQIAGHGEFEDTKCPGPHLRTWVADHGSQLRGEANRELGDANRKGPAPKAQPQNEFPGRAAFQVGQSHPAVVDLDHGLIRTGYVHHHDGNGYQPGEMFTEATRLNVADFQRAQGWSGSGADGFPGPQTWDRLVN is encoded by the coding sequence ATGCGGACAAATTCCTCAGCTGACATCAACCGACGCGACATGCTGCGTTTTGTCGGGATCGCGGCTACGACCCTTGCGGCAACCGGGGGCGGAATCGTACTGGCAGCGAATGCCTCTGCCGAGCCACGCATCGTATCCCGTTCAGAATGGGGATTCGATGGATGGGCCGAGCCCATTGAATCAGTGCCGGGCCACCTGCGCACCCACTTTGTCGTGCACTACCAAGGCGGGCTCTCCATGCTTCCGCGTTTTGCTCCGAAGGACGGTAATCGACTGCCGCTCCACATGCACAAGGAAGCCAAGAAGGACGGCCCGGGTATCGAATATAATTTCGTCATTAGTCAAAAGGGCGAGATTTTCGAAGGCCGTGGCTGGGATCAGCGGGCGGGCGCGGTCACCGGCTTCAATACTGCTGCCTTGTCAGTGCAGGTCCATCTTCGCGGTGGCCAGACACCCACCCCGGAGGCGCTGCACTCGCTGCGCTGGCTGTACCTCGCGACAAACCGGGAACTTGGCAACCCGACTGCCCCCCAGGCTCAGGGCATCGTCCAGGCCCTGCAGATCGCTGGGCACGGTGAGTTCGAAGACACCAAGTGCCCGGGACCACACCTCAGGACCTGGGTAGCCGACCACGGCAGCCAATTACGAGGCGAAGCCAACCGTGAACTCGGTGACGCCAACCGAAAGGGACCCGCGCCGAAGGCTCAGCCGCAGAACGAATTCCCTGGTCGCGCCGCGTTTCAGGTCGGCCAGTCACACCCCGCCGTCGTGGACTTAGATCACGGTCTCATTCGGACGGGTTACGTGCACCACCATGACGGCAACGGCTACCAGCCGGGTGAGATGTTCACCGAGGCGACGAGGCTCAATGTCGCTGACTTCCAACGCGCTCAAGGCTGGTCTGGGTCTGGAGCTGATGGATTTCCTGGTCCGCAAACGTGGGATCGCCTCGTGAACTAG
- a CDS encoding helix-turn-helix domain-containing protein, whose amino-acid sequence MSEFGAPERARIIEEFVGRLLKLREEAGSPSFRAMSKRSGAISHATMHDAVQGTRLPSWETTVEFAKACGVEPETLRAEWERANTALLRSGAEESAGGSASAQAAPAPTPRKDHYSGGPSKSAVMFGVAGLVVGIVVGFFVLKIMNGSDANPGAAATTPAAASTPAAAASKPTAARSAILSTGTGSCEKNPPPHPSPSTDPRYKIKLMTDVTLGDCKPAPMGKKLTKAWTFKNVGSQPLKGLKMKRLGPYRGPTLDCKTPEETPVKTIEPGEIVRVNMPFETATERVDCFVRFMFIKPDGTYAFDYQQPIFVSVHVK is encoded by the coding sequence GTGAGCGAGTTTGGCGCACCGGAGCGCGCGCGCATCATTGAAGAGTTCGTCGGGCGGCTCTTGAAGCTGCGCGAAGAGGCGGGTTCGCCGTCCTTTCGGGCGATGTCGAAACGGTCTGGCGCCATCTCGCACGCGACGATGCATGATGCGGTCCAGGGAACCCGGCTGCCTTCTTGGGAGACCACGGTCGAGTTCGCGAAGGCCTGTGGCGTTGAGCCAGAGACGTTGCGGGCGGAGTGGGAGCGCGCCAACACCGCGCTGCTCCGAAGCGGAGCTGAAGAGTCGGCGGGCGGAAGCGCGTCGGCGCAGGCTGCGCCCGCACCGACGCCGAGGAAGGACCACTACTCCGGCGGGCCTTCCAAGTCGGCGGTGATGTTCGGCGTGGCCGGTCTGGTCGTCGGCATCGTCGTCGGGTTCTTTGTGCTCAAGATCATGAACGGGAGCGACGCCAATCCGGGAGCCGCAGCGACCACTCCGGCTGCGGCGAGTACGCCTGCTGCCGCGGCCTCAAAGCCGACCGCCGCGCGAAGCGCCATTCTGAGCACCGGAACAGGCAGTTGCGAGAAGAACCCACCGCCGCATCCGTCGCCGTCGACGGACCCGCGCTACAAGATCAAACTGATGACGGACGTCACTCTGGGCGACTGCAAGCCAGCTCCCATGGGGAAGAAACTGACGAAGGCCTGGACGTTCAAGAACGTGGGGAGTCAGCCGCTGAAAGGCCTGAAGATGAAGCGTCTTGGGCCATACCGCGGGCCGACGCTGGACTGCAAGACACCCGAAGAGACTCCGGTGAAGACTATTGAGCCGGGAGAGATCGTACGCGTGAACATGCCGTTTGAAACGGCCACCGAGCGAGTCGACTGCTTCGTCCGGTTCATGTTCATCAAGCCGGACGGGACCTACGCATTTGACTATCAGCAGCCGATCTTTGTCAGCGTGCACGTGAAGTAG
- a CDS encoding peptidase inhibitor family I36 protein: MRSIKNRTAVIMGTIALAGAGVTGVSLSDSAQATDRDGNCDAGEFCYNYNSDLGGAWSDFSSSVANYGTDQPGCYEFKGNGKGESDCIKNDAGGFWNRSGKPVTIYYHSYFGGHFATVENGDRGRLPQGVYNENASHRIGASPAEQKPDQSPTPSGTSVGEASAPRSNPHPPQTSSAPDLTERSKFIRYEVSRGYGGAIQCDASAYRSHEGSTSNHNTGNALDCTVGNKIGSYPNSLQKANGWVIAKWMKKYSHDLKIHYVIWDGKIWSVARSNEGWRPYKAATDVTGGHYDHIHVSVQNPHGDGDL; this comes from the coding sequence ATGCGCAGCATCAAGAACCGCACCGCAGTGATCATGGGCACCATTGCGCTCGCTGGCGCTGGGGTCACAGGCGTATCACTATCCGATTCAGCGCAGGCAACAGACCGCGACGGAAACTGCGACGCCGGGGAGTTTTGCTACAACTACAATTCAGACCTTGGTGGGGCATGGTCAGATTTCAGCAGCTCGGTTGCTAACTACGGGACCGACCAGCCGGGGTGTTACGAGTTCAAAGGAAACGGCAAGGGCGAGAGCGACTGCATCAAGAACGATGCGGGTGGATTCTGGAATCGCTCGGGCAAGCCGGTGACAATTTACTACCACAGTTATTTCGGTGGCCACTTTGCCACAGTCGAAAACGGCGACCGGGGGCGTTTGCCGCAGGGGGTGTATAACGAGAATGCCTCACACCGAATCGGCGCTTCGCCCGCAGAGCAAAAACCGGACCAGTCACCAACTCCGAGCGGAACGTCGGTCGGCGAAGCCAGCGCTCCAAGGAGCAACCCGCATCCACCACAAACCAGTTCCGCGCCGGACCTGACTGAGCGTTCAAAATTCATACGGTACGAGGTCTCGCGGGGGTACGGGGGAGCGATCCAGTGCGATGCGAGCGCATACCGAAGCCACGAGGGAAGCACCAGCAACCACAATACGGGTAACGCGCTCGACTGCACCGTTGGGAACAAGATAGGAAGTTACCCAAATAGCCTTCAGAAAGCAAATGGTTGGGTCATCGCAAAGTGGATGAAGAAATATTCTCATGACCTTAAAATTCACTACGTGATCTGGGACGGAAAGATTTGGAGCGTCGCTCGCAGTAATGAAGGATGGCGACCATACAAGGCAGCAACCGACGTCACAGGTGGACACTACGACCACATCCACGTGTCTGTACAGAACCCGCACGGAGATGGCGATCTGTAA
- the pdxY gene encoding pyridoxal kinase PdxY — protein sequence MKILSIQSKVAYGHAGNSSAVFPLQRLGHEVWPVDTVHFSNHTGYGEWRGQVFEPQVVADVITGIEERGVFAECDAVLSGYMGADAISEVILDAVARVKAANPKAIYCADPVMGDVGRGFFVQPGIPEMMRDKIASEADILTPNQFELDYLTGSEVSTVRDLLDAANQLRAKGPSTVLVTSVQTDETPADSVQMAAVTDDGAWIVTTPLLPIYVTGGGDATAAIFLAHYLTDGPQVALARTASAMFGVVQATQDSGHRELQLVRGQDAIAGNSGHFDISALD from the coding sequence GTCGATCCAGTCCAAAGTCGCGTACGGCCATGCCGGTAACTCTTCGGCGGTCTTCCCGCTGCAGCGACTCGGCCACGAGGTCTGGCCCGTCGACACCGTCCACTTCTCCAATCACACCGGCTACGGCGAATGGCGCGGCCAGGTGTTTGAGCCGCAGGTCGTCGCCGATGTCATCACCGGAATTGAGGAGCGCGGCGTCTTCGCCGAGTGCGACGCGGTGCTGTCCGGATATATGGGCGCGGACGCGATCTCCGAGGTGATCCTCGATGCCGTCGCCCGCGTCAAGGCGGCCAACCCGAAGGCGATCTATTGCGCCGACCCGGTGATGGGCGACGTGGGCCGCGGCTTCTTCGTGCAGCCGGGGATCCCAGAAATGATGCGCGACAAGATCGCGTCCGAGGCAGACATCCTCACCCCCAACCAATTCGAGCTGGACTACCTGACTGGGTCCGAGGTGAGTACGGTCCGCGACCTGCTCGACGCAGCGAATCAGCTGCGCGCCAAAGGGCCGAGCACAGTTCTGGTCACCTCGGTGCAGACCGACGAGACCCCCGCAGACTCAGTGCAGATGGCGGCGGTGACCGACGACGGCGCCTGGATCGTCACGACCCCGCTGTTGCCGATCTATGTGACCGGCGGCGGGGACGCTACGGCGGCGATCTTCCTTGCGCACTACCTCACCGACGGACCGCAGGTCGCGCTCGCGCGTACCGCCAGCGCGATGTTTGGCGTAGTGCAGGCCACCCAGGACTCTGGCCACCGTGAACTCCAGTTGGTCCGTGGCCAGGACGCGATCGCGGGCAACTCGGGGCACTTTGACATCAGCGCACTCGACTGA
- a CDS encoding peptidoglycan DD-metalloendopeptidase family protein encodes MRTIKNRTATALGVLALGATSFTGVALAGSAQAADRDGKCDSGEFCYNFNSDLKGSWSDFKSSVGDYGTNAKTCYEFKGAGAGKSKCIKNEAGGYWNNTSKSVTVYFNSGYAGESVTLKPGAKGKLPAAVYNNNASHKIGGSTTPPSNGKKAMSQALYEGGGGTLTAAFDGYKNTPGRHEGIDFAKGFGSKVKSLVDGTVINADDDPNGLGTLAIYMPKEDKTVIYLHANTTVKKDAKVKRGDVIATEANRQGGATHTHVEMRPGKHTLASKSVNDPTLDNPDPTSFWNAQGYVEK; translated from the coding sequence ATGCGCACTATCAAGAACCGCACCGCTACCGCTCTCGGAGTGCTCGCCCTCGGCGCGACCAGCTTCACTGGCGTCGCCCTTGCCGGGTCAGCACAGGCTGCCGACCGCGATGGCAAATGTGACTCTGGCGAGTTCTGCTACAACTTCAACTCCGACCTGAAGGGCTCGTGGTCAGACTTCAAGTCCTCGGTCGGGGACTACGGGACCAACGCCAAGACGTGCTACGAGTTCAAGGGGGCCGGAGCCGGCAAGAGCAAGTGCATCAAGAACGAGGCCGGCGGCTACTGGAACAACACCTCAAAGTCAGTCACGGTGTACTTCAACTCCGGTTACGCGGGCGAGTCCGTCACGCTGAAGCCGGGCGCGAAGGGCAAGTTGCCAGCCGCCGTCTACAACAACAACGCCTCACACAAGATCGGCGGCAGCACCACGCCGCCGTCCAACGGCAAGAAGGCCATGTCGCAGGCGCTGTATGAGGGTGGCGGCGGCACCCTGACCGCGGCCTTCGACGGTTACAAGAACACCCCGGGTCGCCACGAAGGTATCGACTTCGCCAAGGGCTTCGGCAGCAAGGTGAAGTCCCTGGTCGATGGGACCGTCATCAACGCCGACGACGACCCCAATGGTCTGGGCACCCTTGCGATCTACATGCCCAAGGAAGACAAGACCGTGATCTACCTGCACGCCAACACCACGGTCAAAAAGGACGCGAAGGTCAAGCGCGGTGACGTGATCGCGACCGAGGCTAACCGCCAGGGCGGCGCGACCCACACCCACGTCGAGATGCGCCCAGGAAAGCACACGCTGGCATCCAAGAGCGTTAACGACCCGACCCTGGACAACCCGGACCCGACCAGCTTCTGGAACGCCCAGGGCTACGTCGAGAAGTAA
- a CDS encoding MOSC domain-containing protein, with translation MPTVASIHIAPGRRLPTKSVDQVEAQGGAGLVGDRYHGSRHRHVTIQSAPDLADASHDWGQPIDPGQTRRNITITDGPLPTRPGDPIRIGDVHLEVVRIAAPCRIMDDCVGEGAMRALHNRGGVVARLLTSGTIRVGDAVDLAPEPLAEHLRISPPIAASRPGPRLP, from the coding sequence ATGCCCACCGTTGCCAGCATCCACATCGCACCCGGGCGCAGGCTCCCCACCAAGTCCGTCGACCAGGTGGAGGCGCAAGGCGGCGCGGGCCTGGTCGGCGATCGCTATCACGGCTCGCGGCATCGCCATGTCACGATCCAGTCGGCGCCCGATTTGGCGGACGCAAGCCACGACTGGGGACAACCGATCGACCCGGGCCAAACCCGCCGCAACATCACCATCACCGACGGCCCGCTACCGACCCGACCGGGCGACCCGATCCGCATCGGCGACGTCCACCTCGAGGTCGTACGCATCGCCGCACCGTGCCGCATCATGGACGACTGCGTCGGCGAGGGAGCCATGCGCGCACTGCACAACAGGGGCGGCGTGGTTGCGCGGCTCCTAACCTCGGGCACGATCCGCGTTGGCGACGCGGTCGACCTCGCGCCGGAGCCGCTCGCCGAGCACCTGCGGATATCGCCTCCTATTGCCGCGTCTAGGCCAGGACCAAGACTGCCTTAG
- a CDS encoding peptidoglycan-binding protein: MSTNTTLDRRTLLKIAGAGALGAAAIGTVGHSPIASAAAHKIVPRADWGFDGWQAGGPPSLDKAAITNFVVHYHGASGANVNGPQAPRNIHAMHKADDPNNSGILYNFIITQKGEIFGARGYEFRSGSQQDANEFSISAQVHIHGGTKPTPEALAALTWLYRHSHGKLGTDKALKITGHSDHVATTCPGGPLGTWIDGPGQKLYQEMKKKLGGAKDDDPSAPEFPGADAFQLGKSHPAVKTLDEGLIRKGFDKHHDGDGYQAGTTFSKYTRSNVQDFQKAQGWSGSGADGYPGAQTWKLLTS, encoded by the coding sequence ATGAGCACCAACACAACACTTGACCGACGGACCCTCCTGAAGATTGCTGGCGCAGGAGCGCTCGGCGCCGCCGCGATCGGCACGGTGGGCCACAGCCCAATTGCCTCCGCAGCCGCCCACAAAATCGTTCCGCGTGCTGACTGGGGCTTCGACGGCTGGCAGGCCGGTGGACCCCCGAGCCTGGACAAGGCCGCGATCACCAACTTCGTCGTGCACTACCACGGGGCCAGCGGCGCCAATGTCAACGGACCTCAGGCACCGCGCAACATCCACGCGATGCACAAGGCCGACGATCCCAACAACTCCGGGATTCTCTACAACTTCATCATCACGCAGAAGGGTGAGATCTTCGGCGCCCGCGGATACGAGTTCCGATCCGGTTCGCAGCAGGACGCCAACGAGTTCTCGATCAGCGCTCAGGTGCACATCCACGGTGGTACGAAGCCCACACCGGAGGCGCTGGCTGCGTTGACCTGGCTCTACCGGCACTCCCACGGAAAGCTCGGAACAGACAAGGCGCTGAAGATCACCGGGCACAGCGATCACGTCGCCACGACCTGCCCGGGCGGCCCACTCGGCACGTGGATCGACGGGCCGGGCCAGAAGCTCTACCAGGAGATGAAGAAAAAGCTCGGTGGCGCCAAGGATGATGACCCCAGCGCGCCAGAGTTCCCAGGTGCGGACGCCTTTCAGCTCGGAAAATCCCATCCAGCGGTCAAGACGCTGGACGAGGGGCTGATCCGCAAGGGCTTCGACAAGCACCACGACGGGGACGGCTACCAGGCCGGGACCACGTTCTCCAAATACACCCGAAGCAACGTGCAGGACTTCCAGAAGGCACAGGGGTGGAGCGGATCTGGTGCCGACGGATACCCAGGTGCCCAGACCTGGAAGCTCCTCACCTCCTGA